The following nucleotide sequence is from Pseudomonas sessilinigenes.
GCGGGGGAGGAGTACAGGCCGAACAGCTTGCGACCGTCGGCCGGGTAGTGGGGGCGCGGAGTGATCGCTGCGTCCACCCCGGCGTACATGTTGAACCACCAGAACAACTGGCTGCAGCGCAGGCCGGGGATTTCTCGCTGCAGGGTTTGCCAGACTTTCTCACCCTGGACCAGGGCATTGGGTTGCAGCCAGAAGCGCACCTCGGCCTGGTCGCGAAAGTACCAGCCATTGCCGACGATGCCATGCTGCGAAGGCGGCAATCCAGTGAGGATCGAGGCCTGTACCGTCGAGGTCACGGCCGGGAACACCGGCAGCAGCCTGGCCATCTGCGCCCGTTGCAGCAGGGCGTTGATTCGCGGCGTGGCCTCTCCCAGCAGGCTGGGGGTCAGGCCGACCACGTTGATCAGCAGCAACGGTTGGCGCACGGTCCTAGTAGACATGGGCAGACGCCTCCAGGGTGGTGTTCTGCGTGCGCAGCAAATGGCGCTGGCGCAACTGTTCCTCGACCCACTGCAGCTCGGCGGCGATCCCCCGCAGCAGGGCTTGCTGGGTGTCCGGACGCAGGTTGCCGGGTAGCACGTTCCAGCTATAGGTCTCGACCTCCAGCACTGGCTGGAAGTACCGGTGCCTGGCCAGGAAGTCGAAGGTTTGCAGCAGCGCCTGCTGGCTGCCGCTGAGTTCGTCCAGGAGGAACTGTTCGCTGAACAGCGGCACATGGAAGTGGATCCGCAGTTCGGCGCAGTGCTCCTGCACGGCCATCAGCGCCGTGGGCAGGTCGTCCCAGGCCTGCAACCGGCCCTGGGCATCCAGGGCCTTGACCTGATGCAGGTAGGTGGCCTCGGCGAAGGTGCCCAATGCTTGCAGCACCTGCCGGCGGCGCTGGCGGTCGGCGAATGGCAACTGGCAGATCAGGGCGTTGGACAGCTGGATCTTGCCCACCGGGACCCGGGCTTCCAGCAGTTGTTTCAGGGACTGGAAACAGTCCTCGAACATGACGGCCTGGTGGCAGACATCGAAGCACAAGGCCAGGTAGCCGTGGTGGGGATCGCTGGCTCGCCAGTGCTTGAAAAAGGCGATGGCCTGCGCGGTATTCTCCAGCACGCAATCCGGCTCCATCTCCAGGCACACCTGGATCTTCTTGCCGGTCTGCTGGTGCAGGCTGGCAAGCTGTGCAGTCAGTTGGCGCAGCTGCTCCTCGGCCAGCCGCTGCTGGGTCGAATCCCAGGTGGCGGCATACCCCAGGGGCACGCTGGAGATCACCCCCTGGTGGCAGTCCAGGGGCAGGGCCGCGGCCAAGAGATGTGCCAATTGCAGGCTGTATTCCAG
It contains:
- the eboE gene encoding metabolite traffic protein EboE yields the protein MSPQAGWSAAQLGYCGNVHPARDVAALRASIQEQFQAVRRQRGLAVQDSGLWISAQAAAELQQPEVREDFLDLLHDCGLRLTSLNGFPYGQFHEGAVKAEVYRPTWAEPQRLEYSLQLAHLLAAALPLDCHQGVISSVPLGYAATWDSTQQRLAEEQLRQLTAQLASLHQQTGKKIQVCLEMEPDCVLENTAQAIAFFKHWRASDPHHGYLALCFDVCHQAVMFEDCFQSLKQLLEARVPVGKIQLSNALICQLPFADRQRRRQVLQALGTFAEATYLHQVKALDAQGRLQAWDDLPTALMAVQEHCAELRIHFHVPLFSEQFLLDELSGSQQALLQTFDFLARHRYFQPVLEVETYSWNVLPGNLRPDTQQALLRGIAAELQWVEEQLRQRHLLRTQNTTLEASAHVY